Proteins encoded within one genomic window of Solibaculum mannosilyticum:
- the gatC gene encoding Asp-tRNA(Asn)/Glu-tRNA(Gln) amidotransferase subunit GatC: MQLTNDLLTTMEDLALVHFEGAERDAAVADLEEVLSCLEGIQSVDTGDRQPLIHILQRENVFRDDVVHEFPRQDEILQNAPDEYEHYFVAPPTFD; the protein is encoded by the coding sequence ATGCAACTAACAAACGATTTACTGACCACTATGGAAGACCTCGCCCTGGTGCACTTTGAAGGTGCTGAGCGTGACGCCGCTGTGGCCGATCTGGAGGAAGTGCTCTCCTGCTTAGAGGGCATTCAATCGGTTGACACAGGCGACCGTCAGCCTCTGATCCATATTTTACAGCGGGAAAATGTCTTCCGTGACGACGTGGTCCATGAATTTCCTCGCCAGGATGAGATCCTGCAAAATGCTCCGGACGAATACGAGCATTATTTTGTCGCGCCCCCCACTTTTGATTAA